ATATAACATACACAATAAAAATATACAACGAAATAATTATCGTTAACTAATAACATATAAATAATGCACGTTGGGTACAATTATTAAGAGTTTTACCTGTATCAAAATCTATTATTTTAACAGTATTAAAACCACTGTTGTACAACATAAATCTTAGTGCATCCAAACTATAAACTTTTTCTGTTTGAGTTTCCCTAATCCTTTGATAAGAATTATCCTGATTTTTCACAAAAAAGTCAATATAAAAATCTATCAAATTATCTTCTTCATAATATTGATTAACCCAAGTATAAAAAATATCCTCATATTCATACACAAAGTGATTGTTACCCATTACTTCTATTAGCTTATAAGGAGTGTTTACATCAAACATAAACACTCCTGTACAATTTTCATTAATATTTGAGAACAAATTCTGTAGTTTTTCTGAGTCTAGTATATAGTTTATTGTATCTAAAGTAGAAAAAATAAAATCATAATTTTTTGTTAGCTCTAATTGACATAAATCCTCATTAATAATATTGATATTAGAAAATTTATCTGCACAAATTTTCAACATTTCTTTACTAAGATCCACTCCAGTATAATTAATTGAAGAGTTATAGAAGTATTTTGTCATATTTCCACTACCGATTCCTAACTCAAGAATAGATTCTGGTTTTATGTCTAATTTTTTTAATTCTTTTTTGATAACTTCAGAATACTCTTCATAATCAATATCAAAAGTTAATTTATCATAAATATACGCAAATTCTTTATACATCTTGATTCCAAATGAAAATGTAAGGTATATTTCGATATGATGATTTATAGTTCAAACCATAACCAACTATAAAGACATCATCGATTTCAAAACCAACATAATCAGCGTTATATTCAACTTGTCTTCTGCTTGGTTTATCAAGCAATACACATGTTTTAACACTTTTTGGATTTTTTTGTTTAATATATTCCAAAGTATTTACAATTGTATTTCCAGAATCAATAATGTCATCAACTATTAACACATCATAGTTTTCTAAATTTTCTCTTACATCAGTAAGAATTTTTACTTTACCTGTAGATTTTTCAGCGTCTTCATAAGAAGATGTAGTCATAAAATCAATACAAATTGGCATATCTATCTGTCTAACCAAATCAGACATGAACATAAAACTTCCTCTAAGAAGAGATACTACACATAAATTTTTATCTTTGTAATCTTTGGTAATTTGAGCACCTAATTCTTTAACTTTTTCTTTAATTTGTTGTTCACTTAATAATATTTCTTCTTTCATCATTCACCCCTGTATTAGAATTAATTACATCCTCATCTATCTTTTTTTCGATCTTCTTCAATGATACTAAAATTTTATTTAAAGTATATTGTACGCTGATCAAAACCATAATCAAAACAAAATCAAATATGATTTCGAATTTCATTACATATTTTCCTTAATAGAACTAATCGAATTATTAATATCGTCGATTAAATGTGAATATTTTTCAACTTTTTCTTTTTCCTTTTCTACAAGAGCTTCAGGAGCACCTTTTAAGAATCCTTCATTTTTTAGTTTTGATTCCGCTCTCTTTAATTCTGATTTAGCAGTATTTAATTCTTTTTCTAGTCTTTCCAATTCTTTAGAATAATCGATTAAATCATTCAAAGGAATGATAATTTTATAAGAATCTTTAACAATTACTATATTATTATCTTCTGATATTTCTTCGTTAACCTTATATTCGTTAATAGAAACACTTGATCTAAATAGTGATTCTAGTTGTTTAAAATCTTCTTCCAAGTTTTTATCAGAAGTCAATATATATACATCAGATTGCTTTTTAGGTGCAATATTCATTTCTTGTCTAGAATTTCTAATACTAATTACAGATTCAACTAACTTGTCAATAATTTGTTCTTCGTTTTTATATGATTTGCTTTCAGAATATTTTGGCCATGTTTCATTGATCAACATATCATTTTTATTAGGAAGATAACTATATATTTCTTCTGTGATATATGGCATGAATGGATGTAATAATTTTATTACATTAGTCAATGTATAAATCAAAACTGAGATTGCAGATTCTTTTAAATTAGAATCATCTCCATAAAGTCTTGGTTTAACTAGTTCAATGTACCAATCGCAGAATACATTCCAAGTAAAATCATATATTTTTTCAGCTGCAATACCAATTTCGTATTTATTTAAATTAGTAGATACTTCATCAATTACATCATTTAAGCTAGATATAATCCACTTGTCTTCAATTTGTAATTCAACATCATCTATATTTTTGACCTCATCTTCTACATTCATGAAAACAAATCTAGATGCGTTCCATAATTTATTACAGAAATTTCTATTAGCTTCTACTTTTTCCATGTAGAATCTTGAATCATTTCCAGGAGTGTTACCGGTAATTAATGCAAATCTTAAAGCATCAGCTCCGTATTGATCGATAACTTCTATCGGATCAATACCATTTCCCAAAGATTTTGACATTTTTCTTCCTTGAGAGTCTTTAACTAATCCTGTCAAATAAACATCTTTGAAAGGAACTTCTCCCAAATTATAAAGTGAAGAGAATACCATCCTAATTACCCAGAAGAAAATAATATCGTATCCTGTTACTAACACATTTGTTGGGAAGAAATATTTCAAATCTTCTGTTTCGTTTGGCCAACCTAATGTTGAAAATGGCCATAACGCAGATGAGAACCATGTATCTAAAGTATCTGGATCTTGAGTGTATTTTTCAGGATCTGGATTTTTTCTTGCAACTACAACTTCACCAGTTTCATTGTGATAATAAACTGGAAGTCTGTGTCCCCACCATAATTGACGAGATATGCACCAATCTCTTATGTTTTCTAACCAATTTACATAAACTTTTTCAAATCTTTTTGGAATAAATCTAATTTCTTCATTTTTATAAGCGTCTAAAGCTAATTTTGCTAGTTTATCCATCTTGACAAACCATTGTTTACTGATTAATGGTTCGACAGTCGTATGACATCTTTCACAATGACCTACAGCATGTTCGTGTTCTTTTACTGAATCAAGTTGTCCGATTTTTTCCAAATCTTCGATAATTAATTTTCTTGCTTCATATCTGTCTAATCCAGAATATTTTCCATATCCTTCAACAATTTTTGCGTCCTCATCAATTACGATGCATTGTCCTAAATCATGTCTTGCTCCTACTTCGAAGTCATTAGGATCATGTGAAGGAGTAATTTTAACAATTCCCGTTCCAAATTCCATATCAACATAGCTATCAGCAATAACTTTAATTTCTCTATTAACCAATGGTAATATCAAAGTTTTTCCAACAATATCAGTGTATCTTTCATCATCTGGATTAACAGCAACTGCCAAATCCCCTAATAATGTTTCCGGTCTAGTAGTAGCAATTACAATGTAATCATCAGAGTCTTTGAATTTATATCTAATATTCCAAAAATATCCTGATTCGTCTTCGTGAACTACTTCTATATCACTTATTGCGGTATGACAATTTGGGCACCAATTTACAATTCTATCTCCTTGGTAGATCAAATCATCATTGTACATCTTTATGAATACTTCTTCTACTGCTTCTGTTAAATTGTCATCAAGAGTAAAAGCTTCTCTACTCCAATCACAAGATACACCTAATTTTTTTAATTGATTTTTGATATTTCCACCGTATTCATGTGTCCAGTCCCAAGATGCTTCCAAAAATCCATCTCTACCTAAAGATTCTTTGGATTTCCCTTCTTCTTTTAATTTACTTACAACTTTTGCTTCTGTTGCAATACTAGCATGGTCTGTCCCTGGAACCCAAAGAGCACTATATCCATCCATTCTATTTTTTCTAATTAAAATATCTTGTATAGTGTTATTTAACGCATGACCAAGGTGTAAATTCCCAGTTACATTTGGTGGTGGCATTACAATTGTAAATGGTTTTTTATCTTTATCAATAACGCCTTTGAAGTAGCCTTCATTTTCCCAAATTTTATATATTTTATCTTCAAATTCTTTTGGATTGTAATTTTTTTCTAAGTTCTTCATAATTCTCCTAAATTTTATTTAAAATATGGATTGTATTTCTTTTCATCACCCATATTGGTTTCTGGTCCGTGTCCAGGATAAACTTTTATATCATTATTTAAAAGCTTTAACTTTTCAACACTGTTTTTTATATCTTCAAAACTTGCAGTCGGTAAATCATATCTACCTATTGAATTCTTAAACAACATATCTCCTGAAAACATTACGTCTTTGTAAATATAGCAGCTAGAACCATAAGTATGCCCTGGAGTTTCTAGGACTGATATTTTAGAATCATTAAACTCAATCGTATCTCCTTCTTTTACATAATGATCTGCAATTAAAGTAATTGGATTACCAACTTTTCTTGTATAATTTTTTTCGGGATCTTCAAGTAAATCTTTTTCTTTTTCTGGAGCATAAATAACAGTATTTAGCTTATTTTTTAATTCTTCAGCTGCAAATATATGATCAAAATGGCCATGTGTAATCAATATAAATTGTATTTCTAAATTGCGATTTTTGATATATTCACAAATATCATCAGCTTGTGCACCTGGATCCACAACAAAACATTTATTATCTTCCGATAAAATGTACATGTTTTCTCCATATTTTGTAGTAACTATTTTGTCTAATGTCATTATTCACTCCTACTATCTATAATTATCGTAACTGGTCCATCATTTGTAAGTGATACCTTCATATCAGCTCCAAATTCCCCAGTTTGAAAAGGTACATTTTCTTTTTTTAACTCTTCAATAAACTTTTCGTATAAATCTCTAGCAAATTCTCCTTTGGCACATTTATCAAATGATGGTCTATTCCCTTTTCTAGTACTTGCATACAATGTAAACTGAGAGACCAGTAAAATTTCATAATTTAAATCTTTGATTGAAAGATTAAGCTTATCTTCTTCATCAGAAAATATTCTTAAATTAACAAGTTTTCTGATGCAATAATCAATATCCTGTTCATTATCATCTCTATGAATTCCTAGTAGTACTAAAAAACCATCTTTAATTTCACTTTTTGTTGTACCATCTATTTCCACTTTTGCTTTATTAACTCTTTGAACTAATAATTTCATTATGAATTCACCCTAAAAACGTCAATAGTTCCTTTAATATTTTTAATTCTAGCAATTACTGTATCGATTTGAGAACTATAGCTGATTTCTAATATTATATTAATCGTTACTGTTTTGTCTTTATTTGTTCTTGTGTTAAATGTTTTAATGTTTAATTTGCACTCACTTATAACTTTAGTTATATCAGCAAGATAACCGACATTACTAAAAGATATTATTTGAAGTTCAACTTGATAATTATGATTTATTAAATTACTTCCCCATCTAACTGTGATTAATCTATCTTTGTCATTGACAGTTTTTACATTGGAACAATCTCTTCTGTGAACACTAATTCCTCTACCTCTAGTAATGTATCCGACTATTTCGTCACCAGGAATTGGGTTGCAACATTTAGCAAGTTTTATCTCTACATTGTCAATTCCATCAATTACTACTCCACTTTCTTTTGGCTCTTCATTAACAAAATCGACATGATTTGGTTTATTGACAACTTGGTCTGTTTCATAATAGTCTTTGTGGTATTCCTTTAGCTTAGGAATAACTTGCGTAACCCTTGTAGAACCATAACCAATAGCTGCGTACAAATCATCAATAGATGAAAAACTTAATTTACTTGCAATTTCTTCAAGCCATTCTCTTTTTAGTAATTCGTTGAAACTATAGCCCATTTTTGCAACTTCTTTTTCAAGCATATCTCTTCCAGAAACAATATTTTCAGTTCTTTGTTCCTTTTTAAACCACTGTTTGATTTTTGTTTTTGCTTGAGAAGATTTTACGATTTTAAGCCAGTCTTTTGAAGGGCCTGAATTTGGGTTTGTAAGGATTTCAACCACATTTCCTGTTTTTAATTTGTAAGTTAATGGTACAATCTTTCCGTCTACTTTTGCACCAACACATTTGTTTCCTACTGCAGAGTGAACTTTATAAGCAAAATCAATAGGTGTTGAACCAGATGGCAAATCCATTACATCGCCTTTTGGTGAGTAAACAAAAACTTCATCATTGGCAAATTCTTCTTTGAATAAATCCATAAATTCTTTTGAATCGGTATAATCTTTTTGCCAATCCATGATTTCTCTTAGCCATGCTAATTTGCTATCATATTTCGATTTTTTATTAGTTGTACCTTCCTTGTATTTCCAATGTGCAGCGATACCATATTCAGAAGTTTTATGCATTTCCCAAGTTCTTATTTGTATCTCATATGTTCTTCCGTCATGAGCTAATATTGTAGTGTGTAAAGATTGGTACATATTAGGTTTTGGAGTTGCAATATAATCTTTGAAAGTATTAGGTATTGGCCTGAAGAATCTATGAGCAATTCCCAAAACATCATAGCATTCACTTTCTTTGTTTACTATAACTCTGATGGCTGATAAATCTTTGATTTCTTCAAAAGCCAAATGTTTTTTGTACATTTTCTTATATATTGAAAAAACACTTTTTGGTCTTCCAAAAATCTCTGCTTTTATATTATATTTTTCAAGTTCATCTTGGAATTGTCTTATAATGTTTTGAATTTGGGATTCTCTTTGTTGTCTAGTTTCGTTTATTTTATTTACAATATCTTGGTAAATATTTGGTTCCAAATACTTTAAGCTTAAATCTTCTAATTCCCATTTAATCGTAGACATACCAAGTCTGTGAGCAAGTGGTGCATAAATTTCTAATACTTCATTGGCTTTTTCAATCTGTTTTTCACGAGTCATGTATTCCAAAGTTCTCATATTGTGAAGTCTGTCAGACAATTTGATTATTATAACTCTGATGTCCTTGGCCATTGCCAATATCATTTTCTTTAAATTTTCTGCTTGATTATCTTTTTTAGTTTTAAATTTAATTTGTTTTAATTTTGTAACACCATCGACCAGGTCAGCTATTTCTTTACTAAACAGATACTCTAAATCTTCGTAAGTAATTTCTGTATCCTCTACGACATCATGAAATAGTCCGGCTATGATAGTTGCATCATCCATATTCAAAGAAGCCAAAATTTTTGCTACAGCCATTGGATGAATTGCATAAGGCTCACCAGAATTTCTAAACTGTCCCTCATGAGCTCTAACCATGTAGCCATATGCTCTAGTTATCTCATCTACATCAGTATTTGGATTATACGATTTTATAGATTTTATCAAACTTTGTAAATCCGATTGTTCATAATGCATAAAGCTACCTCCTAATAATTATTTTGTTATAATTATACCATAACATGAGCATTATTGTTAACATTTATCTTAAATCAATTAAATTTAATTGAATATTCTTAACATTATTAAAATCATTTATTTCGGGATAGTATATAATATCGATATTTGCGTTACAAGCAATATTGTTTTCAAGTTGACTCATTACATTTTCACCGAATTTTTCTAATAAATAATTATATTTATCTATAGCTTCTGAAAACAAAATTGCATCAATTGTTTTATTATTTTTGAGTAACTTCAACTTCAAAACATTCTTATTTTTCCCAATCATCTTTGCAAAAATAATTTCCAAGTCTCTATCTCCCAAAATAGGTCTAGGGTTATCTTTTCCAAATGGACGCAAACGATCGATTTCTTCTATCAAATCAAAATCTATCTTGTCGACATAAAAGCTTGAATCAATCAGAATTTTTTTTACAAAATCTTCTTCTGTTAGTTTGCTATTTTGATTAACTTTAGTCCTAAACTCATCTAATTTATCCTCTTCAATTGATAATCCACATGCCATAGGATGTCCACCAAATGATACAAACATTTCTCTAAACTCATCAAATTCTTTGAATATATCATACTCAGAAATACTTCTTCCTGATCCTTTAAGAATATTTTCATTTTCAGATTTTGTTAATATTAAAGTCGGTTTATTGTATTTTTCTTTGATTCTTCCAGCTATGATTCCACAGACACTCTCATGAATCCCTTCAACATTACAAATCAATATATCATCGTTTATAAGTTCTGTATTTTCAATTATTTCAACAGCTTTATTAAATCCTTCTTCTGTTAGTTTTTTTCTTTTTTCATTGAGATCAACTAAGATTTTAGCGTAAGCTTCCACATTATCCATATTTTCATCACGAAATAGTTCAACGCCTAATTTTGCAGTATCTAATCTTCCAGCAGCATTGATACATGGACCAATTATAAATCCTAGACTGTAAACATTTACTCCATTTCTAATTCCAGTCATCTCAATTAAGCATTTTAAACCGTAATTATCAGTATTATTAATTTCTTGTAATCCTTTAGTAACAAAATATCTGTTTTCGTCTTTTAAATCGACGATATCACAAACAGTTCCCATTGCAACATATTGAAGTAAATTTTCACATTCTAACATGCCGTATCCTTTTTTGACATTAATAGCTTGAATTAATTTATAACAAACCCCTGCGCCACATAAACTTTTAAATGGATACTTGCAAGATTGTTGCTGTGGGTTAATAACTGCATCAGCATTTGGAATGATTTCTTTTCCATCATGTTTTATTGTTTGGTGATGATCAGTTACAATTATTTTTAATCCATTTTGTTTGGCATATTCACATTGTTCTATAGCGCTTATACCATTGTCACATGTTATTATCAAATCAATATTATCTTCAATACATTTGTCTATTATATTAAAAGAAATCCCATATCCATCAGTCATTCTATTAGGAATATCATAAGAAAGTTTATCTGTAAAATATCCAAGACCATCAAGTAAAGTCATCGTCGACGAATTTCCATCTTGATCATAATCTCCAACTATTCTTATGTTTTGATCATTTTCAATAGCATTGATAATTATATCTACCGCTTTATCCATATCTTTCATTAAAAAAGGATCATGATATGAATTTTCTGCAATAGGATTTAAAAAAGTTTGGAAATCAGTTATGTTTCTATTTAATAAAATTTTTGCTATTAATGGATGAATATTATTTCGTTGTGACACTTCGCTAAAATTATTCCCTCTATTATTTATTAACCATTTATTCATTCATTATCTCCAAATAAAAAAATGGATTTATAGCTCAAACTTAAAATTTGAGCTATAAATCAATTTCTATTTTTCTTCATTATCTTCTTTTTTGTCTTCTGTTACTTTTGCTGCCTTTACATTAGATGCAATAGCATTTTTAACGAACTCAAGTCTTGTTTTTTGTGATGCAGTTTCTAAAATAACACTATCATCAGTTACAGAAACTATTGTTCCTTTAACTCCACCAATTGTAATTACTTCGTCTCCAACTTTTATAGCGTTTCTCATATCCATTAATTGTTTTTGTTGTTTTTGTTGTGGACGAATCATTAAAAAATACATTACAGCAAAAAGTGCAATCAAAGGCAATAATGATGCTAACATTTTTGGCATAATAATCCTCCTCGTATAATATAGTTGTAGTAATAAATACTACATTTTATTCTCAATCCCACTTTCTTATGGGATAATAATTGTATAGATAGAGGTCGTAGTCTCCCTCCTTGAAGCTAGTCTTCCTATTTAAGGGTTACGCCTCTACTTTACGTCCTTATCAGTATGAGCTGGATAGCACATTTCGTTGCTGTATGTCTAACGAGGTTTGATTGTCGTAAAGTTCTTGAGGGTTCTTTCTCTATCTAAATTTATATTAAAGCTAGGTGATTTTATGTTTTACATTGGTGTTGATATTGCAAAGAATAACCACGAAGCCTCAATAATTGATTCTAATGGTAAACTTGTTTCTGAGTCTTTTTCTTTTTCTAATTCTATTAGAGGATTAGAGAAGTTTCAGAAATTTATTTCCTCTTTTTCGATTGATTTTAACAATTGTATTATTGGTATGGAAGCTACAGGTCATTATTGGCTGTCTCTTTATTCTTTCTTGATTGATTTAGGATTTTCTTGTATTGTTATTAATCCTATTCAGTCTGATGCTTTTAGAAAGATGTATATTAGACAGACTAAAAATGATTCTGTGGATTCTTTTGTTATCGCTCAAATTCTTAGGTTTGGCGAGTTTTCTGTTTCTCATTTTTCTGATGAGGATACTTTTGCTTTAAGAAATTCTTTCTAGGTTCAGGTTTGCTCTTGTTGATGAAGCTTCTGATTGGAAGAGAAAGCTTGTTTGTATTTTAGATCAGGTTTTCCCTGAGTATTCTTCGCTTTTTTCTAATATTTATGGTGTGGCTTCTAAGGAGCTTTTGAGTAAGTATCCTTTGCCTGAGGATATGATTTCTATTCCTGCTGATGAGCTTGCTAAGATGTTGTCTAAGTGTAGTAAGGGTCGCTTTGGTATTGATAAGGCTAAAGAAATCCAAGAGAAAGCTTCTAATTCCTTTGGTGTTAAGTTTGCTTTGAAGTCTTTTTCTTTTCAAATCAAACAAATTATTGCTCAAATTTCTTTTCTTGAAGATCAGATTTTTGAGATTGAAGATGAAATTTCTTCTATGATTAATTCTTTATGCCCTGTTATTACTTCTATTACCGGTATTGGTGATGTCTTAGGTGCTGCTATTTTCTCAGAAATCGGTGATATTTCACGATTTGAGAGAGCTAATCAGTTGGTTGCTTATGCTGGTTTAGATGTTGCTGTTAAGCAATCTGGTAATTTTAATGCTACTGATACTAAGATTTCTAAACGTGGTTCTCCTTATCTTAGACGTGCTATTTGGCTTGCTGCTTGTGTTGCTGCTTTTAAAGATCCTGCTTTGTCTGTGTATTATCAAAAACTTAGACAAAGAGGTAAAGCTCATGGTACAGCTATTGGTGCTGTTGCTAGAAAACTTACTAACATTATTTTTGCTGTTTTGAGGGATAACAAAGCTTACATACCTAATATTTAGTTGTTGTGTAATTCTTATTAAATTTTTCTAAGCCTAATTTTTTAGGCTTGTTTGACATGCCTTAAATTTCAAGATAAATTATTTTTTATTTTCTCTTGACATTTGATAGCTGGTCTTAAATATTTACTTATTTAATATTATCACATTTTTGGTGATAATCATAACCATAATTTCTATAGAATTCATCTTTGAATTCTAAGTATCTATCTTCTTCTATAGATTTTCTGATATTTTCCATCAATTTTATCAAAAATCTCAAATTATGAATAGACAATAATCTTGCTCCCAATATTTCATCTACATTCAGTAAATGTCTAATATATGCTCTAGTATGATTTTTACAAGCATAGCAATCGCAATTTTCATCAAGTGGCGAAAAATCATCTTTGTATTTTGCGTTTTTTACTACTAATTTACCTTTAGATGTTAGAGCTGTACCATTACGGGCAATTCTTGTTGGAAGTACACAGTCACACATATCAACACCATGTTCTACCGCTTCGAATAAATAATCCGGTGTACCAACACCCATTAAATATCTTGGTTTATTTTCAGGCATAAAATCAGTTGTAAAATCTAATAAATCAATCATCAAATCTCTAGGTTCGCCAACGGATAATCCACCTATAGCATAACCTGGCAAATCAAAATCAATAGTATTCTTAGCAGAATATTCTCTTAAATCTTTGTACATACCACCTTGAATAATCCCAAAAAGATTTTGCTTATCAGTGTTTTTATGATAATCTTTACATCTTTTAAGCCATCTTAGTGTTCTTTTCATTGAGTCTTCTGTGTATTCATAACTTGCTGGATAAGGAACACATTCATCAAAAGCCATCATTATATCAGATCCCAAATCATTTTGAATTTCCATTGATTTTTCAGGAGATATAAAATGTTTTGATCCATCAATATGGCTTCTAAATTGTACTCCTTCTTCTGTAATTTTTCTGGTCTTACTCAAACTAAAAACTTGAAATCCACCACTATCTGTTAGAATTGGTTTATCCCAATTCATAAATTTATGAAGTCCATCTGCTTTTCTTATAATTTCTTGGCCTGGTTTTAAGTATAAATGGTATGTGTTAG
This Finegoldia magna ATCC 53516 DNA region includes the following protein-coding sequences:
- a CDS encoding class I SAM-dependent DNA methyltransferase — protein: MYKEFAYIYDKLTFDIDYEEYSEVIKKELKKLDIKPESILELGIGSGNMTKYFYNSSINYTGVDLSKEMLKICADKFSNINIINEDLCQLELTKNYDFIFSTLDTINYILDSEKLQNLFSNINENCTGVFMFDVNTPYKLIEVMGNNHFVYEYEDIFYTWVNQYYEEDNLIDFYIDFFVKNQDNSYQRIRETQTEKVYSLDALRFMLYNSGFNTVKIIDFDTGKTLNNCTQRALFICY
- the hpt gene encoding hypoxanthine phosphoribosyltransferase; amino-acid sequence: MKEEILLSEQQIKEKVKELGAQITKDYKDKNLCVVSLLRGSFMFMSDLVRQIDMPICIDFMTTSSYEDAEKSTGKVKILTDVRENLENYDVLIVDDIIDSGNTIVNTLEYIKQKNPKSVKTCVLLDKPSRRQVEYNADYVGFEIDDVFIVGYGLNYKSSYRNIPYIFIWNQDV
- a CDS encoding valine--tRNA ligase; this translates as MKNLEKNYNPKEFEDKIYKIWENEGYFKGVIDKDKKPFTIVMPPPNVTGNLHLGHALNNTIQDILIRKNRMDGYSALWVPGTDHASIATEAKVVSKLKEEGKSKESLGRDGFLEASWDWTHEYGGNIKNQLKKLGVSCDWSREAFTLDDNLTEAVEEVFIKMYNDDLIYQGDRIVNWCPNCHTAISDIEVVHEDESGYFWNIRYKFKDSDDYIVIATTRPETLLGDLAVAVNPDDERYTDIVGKTLILPLVNREIKVIADSYVDMEFGTGIVKITPSHDPNDFEVGARHDLGQCIVIDEDAKIVEGYGKYSGLDRYEARKLIIEDLEKIGQLDSVKEHEHAVGHCERCHTTVEPLISKQWFVKMDKLAKLALDAYKNEEIRFIPKRFEKVYVNWLENIRDWCISRQLWWGHRLPVYYHNETGEVVVARKNPDPEKYTQDPDTLDTWFSSALWPFSTLGWPNETEDLKYFFPTNVLVTGYDIIFFWVIRMVFSSLYNLGEVPFKDVYLTGLVKDSQGRKMSKSLGNGIDPIEVIDQYGADALRFALITGNTPGNDSRFYMEKVEANRNFCNKLWNASRFVFMNVEDEVKNIDDVELQIEDKWIISSLNDVIDEVSTNLNKYEIGIAAEKIYDFTWNVFCDWYIELVKPRLYGDDSNLKESAISVLIYTLTNVIKLLHPFMPYITEEIYSYLPNKNDMLINETWPKYSESKSYKNEEQIIDKLVESVISIRNSRQEMNIAPKKQSDVYILTSDKNLEEDFKQLESLFRSSVSINEYKVNEEISEDNNIVIVKDSYKIIIPLNDLIDYSKELERLEKELNTAKSELKRAESKLKNEGFLKGAPEALVEKEKEKVEKYSHLIDDINNSISSIKENM
- a CDS encoding MBL fold metallo-hydrolase — translated: MTLDKIVTTKYGENMYILSEDNKCFVVDPGAQADDICEYIKNRNLEIQFILITHGHFDHIFAAEELKNKLNTVIYAPEKEKDLLEDPEKNYTRKVGNPITLIADHYVKEGDTIEFNDSKISVLETPGHTYGSSCYIYKDVMFSGDMLFKNSIGRYDLPTASFEDIKNSVEKLKLLNNDIKVYPGHGPETNMGDEKKYNPYFK
- the dtd gene encoding D-aminoacyl-tRNA deacylase, with the protein product MKLLVQRVNKAKVEIDGTTKSEIKDGFLVLLGIHRDDNEQDIDYCIRKLVNLRIFSDEEDKLNLSIKDLNYEILLVSQFTLYASTRKGNRPSFDKCAKGEFARDLYEKFIEELKKENVPFQTGEFGADMKVSLTNDGPVTIIIDSRSE
- a CDS encoding RelA/SpoT family protein, with translation MHYEQSDLQSLIKSIKSYNPNTDVDEITRAYGYMVRAHEGQFRNSGEPYAIHPMAVAKILASLNMDDATIIAGLFHDVVEDTEITYEDLEYLFSKEIADLVDGVTKLKQIKFKTKKDNQAENLKKMILAMAKDIRVIIIKLSDRLHNMRTLEYMTREKQIEKANEVLEIYAPLAHRLGMSTIKWELEDLSLKYLEPNIYQDIVNKINETRQQRESQIQNIIRQFQDELEKYNIKAEIFGRPKSVFSIYKKMYKKHLAFEEIKDLSAIRVIVNKESECYDVLGIAHRFFRPIPNTFKDYIATPKPNMYQSLHTTILAHDGRTYEIQIRTWEMHKTSEYGIAAHWKYKEGTTNKKSKYDSKLAWLREIMDWQKDYTDSKEFMDLFKEEFANDEVFVYSPKGDVMDLPSGSTPIDFAYKVHSAVGNKCVGAKVDGKIVPLTYKLKTGNVVEILTNPNSGPSKDWLKIVKSSQAKTKIKQWFKKEQRTENIVSGRDMLEKEVAKMGYSFNELLKREWLEEIASKLSFSSIDDLYAAIGYGSTRVTQVIPKLKEYHKDYYETDQVVNKPNHVDFVNEEPKESGVVIDGIDNVEIKLAKCCNPIPGDEIVGYITRGRGISVHRRDCSNVKTVNDKDRLITVRWGSNLINHNYQVELQIISFSNVGYLADITKVISECKLNIKTFNTRTNKDKTVTINIILEISYSSQIDTVIARIKNIKGTIDVFRVNS
- the recJ gene encoding single-stranded-DNA-specific exonuclease RecJ encodes the protein MNKWLINNRGNNFSEVSQRNNIHPLIAKILLNRNITDFQTFLNPIAENSYHDPFLMKDMDKAVDIIINAIENDQNIRIVGDYDQDGNSSTMTLLDGLGYFTDKLSYDIPNRMTDGYGISFNIIDKCIEDNIDLIITCDNGISAIEQCEYAKQNGLKIIVTDHHQTIKHDGKEIIPNADAVINPQQQSCKYPFKSLCGAGVCYKLIQAINVKKGYGMLECENLLQYVAMGTVCDIVDLKDENRYFVTKGLQEINNTDNYGLKCLIEMTGIRNGVNVYSLGFIIGPCINAAGRLDTAKLGVELFRDENMDNVEAYAKILVDLNEKRKKLTEEGFNKAVEIIENTELINDDILICNVEGIHESVCGIIAGRIKEKYNKPTLILTKSENENILKGSGRSISEYDIFKEFDEFREMFVSFGGHPMACGLSIEEDKLDEFRTKVNQNSKLTEEDFVKKILIDSSFYVDKIDFDLIEEIDRLRPFGKDNPRPILGDRDLEIIFAKMIGKNKNVLKLKLLKNNKTIDAILFSEAIDKYNYLLEKFGENVMSQLENNIACNANIDIIYYPEINDFNNVKNIQLNLIDLR
- the yajC gene encoding preprotein translocase subunit YajC, yielding MPKMLASLLPLIALFAVMYFLMIRPQQKQQKQLMDMRNAIKVGDEVITIGGVKGTIVSVTDDSVILETASQKTRLEFVKNAIASNVKAAKVTEDKKEDNEEK
- a CDS encoding IS110 family transposase, with translation MFYIGVDIAKNNHEASIIDSNGKLVSESFSFSNSIRGLEKFQKFISSFSIDFNNCIIGMEATGHYWLSLYSFLIDLGFSCIVINPIQSDAFRKMYIRQTKNDSVDSFVIAQILRFGEFSVSHFSDEDTFALRNSF